The following are encoded in a window of Helicobacter sp. MIT 05-5293 genomic DNA:
- the hisB gene encoding imidazoleglycerol-phosphate dehydratase HisB — translation MIELSRTTKETDIQVRLEVYGQGAAKIDCGIGFFNHMLESLGKHSLMNLEICCKGDICVDFHHSVEDCGIVIGEALAQAIYPIKGIERFGNASVPMDEACVECDIDISNRPFLVFDTSAFNESFKGKVGDFDVELVEEFFRAVCFNARISVHLVLKRGKNLHHIIEAMFKAFAVSLRRALAHNERISIPSTKGVV, via the coding sequence ATGATAGAACTCTCACGCACAACAAAAGAGACGGACATTCAAGTGCGATTAGAAGTGTATGGGCAAGGCGCAGCGAAAATAGATTGTGGGATTGGATTTTTTAATCATATGCTTGAATCTCTTGGTAAGCATTCATTAATGAATCTCGAGATTTGCTGTAAGGGCGATATTTGTGTGGATTTTCATCACAGCGTGGAAGACTGCGGGATTGTTATTGGGGAGGCATTAGCACAAGCGATTTATCCGATTAAGGGTATTGAGCGATTTGGTAATGCCTCTGTGCCAATGGACGAAGCGTGTGTGGAGTGTGATATTGATATAAGCAATCGTCCTTTTTTGGTTTTTGATACGAGTGCTTTTAATGAAAGTTTTAAGGGCAAAGTGGGTGATTTTGATGTGGAGCTTGTCGAGGAGTTTTTCCGCGCAGTGTGTTTTAATGCTAGAATCAGTGTGCATTTGGTCTTAAAACGCGGTAAAAATTTGCATCATATTATTGAAGCGATGTTTAAAGCCTTTGCAGTGAGTTTGCGAAGAGCATTGGCTCATAATGAGAGAATCTCCATTCCCTCTACCAAAGGTGTCGTATGA
- the lptA gene encoding lipopolysaccharide transport periplasmic protein LptA has protein sequence MRIFLIFCCYFLGLFADTLEVSAKKFTSDVQKGITELSGEVLVIRGEDRLWADQVIIETNKKRQPQKYTATGNVRFYAKLPDKEVRGQAKKAIYDVQKDEYQFIDSASIEEVGNKNLITGNLIVFNMKTQEASVRGSSHRPGVITFTMDSIKSSNPPAQKESQ, from the coding sequence TTGAGAATCTTCCTTATATTTTGTTGTTATTTTTTAGGGCTTTTTGCTGATACACTTGAAGTGAGCGCAAAAAAATTTACCTCTGATGTGCAAAAAGGTATTACAGAGCTTAGCGGTGAAGTCCTTGTCATCAGAGGGGAAGATCGACTATGGGCGGATCAAGTCATTATAGAGACAAATAAAAAGCGTCAGCCTCAAAAATATACTGCTACGGGCAATGTGCGATTCTATGCAAAACTTCCCGATAAAGAGGTGAGGGGTCAAGCAAAGAAAGCCATTTATGATGTGCAAAAAGATGAGTATCAATTCATTGATAGCGCAAGTATTGAAGAAGTGGGCAATAAAAACCTCATCACAGGGAATCTGATTGTTTTTAATATGAAAACGCAAGAGGCTAGTGTAAGGGGTTCAAGTCATCGTCCGGGCGTTATTACTTTCACTATGGATAGTATAAAAAGTAGTAATCCCCCTGCACAAAAAGAATCGCAATGA
- a CDS encoding HAD family hydrolase has translation MIKLLVFDVDGTLSDGRVYYSQSGEEMKSFNIKDGLAISVWNRQLKRQSAIITGRESTIVQNRAQELGIAHIYMGVSDKAQKIQELLKELHLKPSEVACIGDDLNDLGMFKMCKAYMPKDGAQALKKYAFKILKHKGGKGAVREMIEDVLRINGDKKLEKYYS, from the coding sequence ATGATTAAATTGCTTGTGTTTGATGTCGATGGGACATTAAGTGATGGGAGAGTGTATTATTCGCAATCGGGTGAAGAGATGAAGAGCTTTAATATCAAAGATGGCTTGGCTATTAGTGTTTGGAATCGTCAGCTTAAAAGACAGAGTGCCATCATCACGGGTAGAGAATCTACGATAGTGCAAAATCGTGCGCAAGAGCTAGGAATTGCACATATTTATATGGGGGTGAGTGATAAGGCACAAAAGATTCAAGAATTGCTTAAAGAATTGCATCTCAAGCCCTCTGAAGTTGCTTGTATTGGCGATGACTTGAATGATTTGGGTATGTTTAAGATGTGTAAGGCTTATATGCCTAAAGATGGCGCACAAGCACTAAAAAAATATGCCTTTAAGATTCTCAAGCATAAAGGTGGAAAGGGTGCTGTGAGAGAGATGATTGAAGATGTATTAAGAATCAATGGAGATAAAAAGCTTGAAAAATATTATTCATAG